In Alligator mississippiensis isolate rAllMis1 chromosome 10, rAllMis1, whole genome shotgun sequence, one DNA window encodes the following:
- the PSMD9 gene encoding 26S proteasome non-ATPase regulatory subunit 9 isoform X1: protein MAEPAVSAHDVQCLVRRKDEIEAQIRACYELLEDQKGVGMSEPLVDAEGYPRADVDLYQVRTARHNIICLQNDHKAVMRQVEEALHQLHAREKEKRARDEAEAQAEAVSQNQSLPQPFARVNAVTPGSPASLAGLQVDDEIVEFGSVKAHNFQTLQNIATVVQHSEGKPLSVSVIRGGEKVHLGLTPKRWAGKGLLGCNIVPLQR, encoded by the exons ATGGCGGAGCCGGCCGTGAGCGCCCACGACGTGCAGTGCCTGGTGCGCAGGAAGGACGAGATCGAGGCGCAGATTCGGGCCTGCTACGAGCTCCTGGAGGAC CAGAAGGGCGTCGGGATGAGCGAGCCGCTGGTGGACGCGGAAGGATACCCGCGGGCAGACGTCGACCTGTACCAAGTGCGCACGGCGCGGCACAACATTATCT GTCTGCAGAATGATCACAAGGCCGTGATGAGGCAGGTGGAAGAAGCGCTCCACCAGCTGCATGCTCGGGAGAAGGAGAAGCGTGCCAGGGACGAGGCAGAGGCACAAGCCGAGGCAGTGAGTCAGAACCAGAGCCTGCCTCAGCCCTTCGCCAGAGTGAACGCTGTCACGCCGGGATCTCCTGCCAGCCTCGCG GGATTACAGGTCGACGATGAGATCGTTGAGTTTGGCTCTGTCAAGGCGCACAACTTCCAGACTCTGCAGAACATCGCCACCGTTGTGCAGCACAGCGAAGGG aaACCCCTGAGTGTGAGCGTGATCCGTGGAGGCGAGAAAGTCCACCTTGGGCTTACACCAAAGCGCTGGGCAGGGAAAGGCCTCCTGGG
- the PSMD9 gene encoding 26S proteasome non-ATPase regulatory subunit 9 isoform X2: MAEPAVSAHDVQCLVRRKDEIEAQIRACYELLEDKGVGMSEPLVDAEGYPRADVDLYQVRTARHNIICLQNDHKAVMRQVEEALHQLHAREKEKRARDEAEAQAEAVSQNQSLPQPFARVNAVTPGSPASLAGLQVDDEIVEFGSVKAHNFQTLQNIATVVQHSEGKPLSVSVIRGGEKVHLGLTPKRWAGKGLLGCNIVPLQR, from the exons ATGGCGGAGCCGGCCGTGAGCGCCCACGACGTGCAGTGCCTGGTGCGCAGGAAGGACGAGATCGAGGCGCAGATTCGGGCCTGCTACGAGCTCCTGGAGGAC AAGGGCGTCGGGATGAGCGAGCCGCTGGTGGACGCGGAAGGATACCCGCGGGCAGACGTCGACCTGTACCAAGTGCGCACGGCGCGGCACAACATTATCT GTCTGCAGAATGATCACAAGGCCGTGATGAGGCAGGTGGAAGAAGCGCTCCACCAGCTGCATGCTCGGGAGAAGGAGAAGCGTGCCAGGGACGAGGCAGAGGCACAAGCCGAGGCAGTGAGTCAGAACCAGAGCCTGCCTCAGCCCTTCGCCAGAGTGAACGCTGTCACGCCGGGATCTCCTGCCAGCCTCGCG GGATTACAGGTCGACGATGAGATCGTTGAGTTTGGCTCTGTCAAGGCGCACAACTTCCAGACTCTGCAGAACATCGCCACCGTTGTGCAGCACAGCGAAGGG aaACCCCTGAGTGTGAGCGTGATCCGTGGAGGCGAGAAAGTCCACCTTGGGCTTACACCAAAGCGCTGGGCAGGGAAAGGCCTCCTGGG